The window AAACAGAACCATTACGGGATTTTCACAAAACTTCACAAtccctttcttctccaaatctcctaggcgatttttgaagcattTCTTCACCAAAGTTTCTTGGGTAAGCATtgtttaactcgttttcttcattttccatcaacatctattgaaattctaggcctaaaacatgtaattaagggtagaaattagggaattgggtagagttagggctttttttatttttcttgatttagaccttGTTTTGAGGTcgaatttaaaaacaaattatatattcgggctcgtgggtgaatgggtgatttgattttggtccgaacccagtgttttgaccaagtgggcccggggttgatttttgggattttggaaaGAATGcttggaaagctataattaggcattgggtttgcattgtttagcatttattgatgtattgAAGTCTTTATTGTATAGATACAATCGATTAGAGCCAAATtcgagaggaaaagcggtaattgaggattgaTTTGGCCATGgatgtttgaggtaagtgttttgtttaaccttagcttgagggattaggagttgagtcttatttgctacgtgctaattgtcgagtatgacgtataggcatggtgacgagtatctatacgttggtgtctagcatgaccgtgagtctttatattgcggatattctgatttttgttgtatctttcatgccctAAATGacgatttctatatgttgtaaaaagcaTGCGAAAGAAATTATGATCTTTGAACAACAAGGAGCATTTGCTCGAgttataatacgaattgtgaaagtatatgagataattgaaccctttggagcattgactcaagtggtaaagtgagttataaagtaagaagtgaaagaaagagaaagagttattgaattgttcccttgccgggatgtttgttgctttgttgattatctcccttgtcgggatgttgagatttaatgattttgttcccttgccgggatttagctgtttaattatactcccttgccggaatttctaccattatttgtctactcccttgtccctttatttgtgattgttgtttgggtgaggaagagtgttaaatcacaaagggtgatgccgtgcattgtttgctattgtgaggaaagagtgtaaagcacgaagggtgatgtcgtgccatacgatgtaccattccgtaccgatattcattgactatgtggtaaggaaagagagtaaaagcacgaagggtgatgccgtgcatattattatgatacgattgatttggtaagaacgagagtaaaaacatgaagggtgatgccgtgcacatttttattataaatattgtttgggtgaggaagagagtaaaaacacgaagggtggtgccgtgcaaATCGTTgaattctgattcttgttgatattctggctttgttgtttctttcttttattgaggttttctatttggaattgttacctccccacaacatgttttccCTTTCCACATTGACTGATTATTTCATGTATTTCCTTTTCGTTGTACATATAGATATTTGAACTacacaggttatttggtagtctggtcctagcctcgtcactacttcgccgaggttaggctaggcacttaccagcacatggggccggttgtgctaatactacactctgtgctcttttgcacagaacTAGGTATTGGACAACAGCAGTAGCGCAGAAGCCAACCTTCAGTCCatcgagacaccgaggtagccttgcaggcgtccgtaggcccgtcatctcctctatcttatatttcattctgttatctcatgtattcacaaacagtgttatatttctttcaaacggttgtatttagtactcttagtagttcgtgagtgatgtgacaccagttcttgggtagaggcatatgttgacttTTGCATTATTGTTCAgcttatttaatttaggtcttccgcttatttatttaattccgctattttcatgctatcactgataattgttaaaagaagtaagttgttaatgaaaaaggtagttaagggttgacttgcctagctcccattagtaggcgtcatcacgactcccgagagtgGAAAGATCCTGGTCATGACACCAACTAATTGACATGTTCCACTTGTGCTTTTTCTATCAAGTTTATCTCCTAAAAAATCTGCATATGAAAATCCTTTGAgatcaaaatattcaaaacttTCATACCATAAACCATAGCCGACTATCCCTGTCAAATATCTGATAATACGTTTAATAGCAGTCAGGTGATATTCTTTAGGAGCTAACGGGTATCTAGCGCATTTGCAAACGGTAAACATAATATCTGGTCGACTAGTTGTAAGATAGAGTAATGAGGCAATCATACCTCGATACATTATTTCATCAACACTCTTACTGTTTTTGTCTTCATCCAAAGCAGTTGACGGACTCATTGGTGTTCCTATGGCCTTTGCATTAGACATACCAAACTTTTTGATGAGTTCTTTCGGGTACTTTGTTTGACTAATAAAGATCTCTTCCTGTACTTTCTTGATTTGAAGTCCAAGGAAGAAAGTTAGTTTTCCCATCATTTTAAATTCTCCTTGATGTTTGAGAAATCCTTGCACAAAACAGGGTTAGTACTGCCGAAAATAATATCATCTACataaatttgtacaattaagttaccTAGAGATGATCGTTTGATTAAAAGAGTGGTATCAATATTACCTCTGTCGAACCTATGTTGAACTATAAATGAACTTATCCTTTCATACCTAGCTCTAGGGGCTTGCTTTAGGCCGTACAGTGCTTTGAACAATTTGTAGACATGATTCAGAGAGGATTCATTTACAAATCTGGAGGTTTCCTAACAAAAATTTCCTCAGAGATGAATCCATTCAAGAAGGCATTTTCACATCCATCTGAAATAGTCTAAAATATTTATGAGCAGCATATGCTAATAGAATGCGGGTTGATTCTAACCCGACAACAGGGGTGAAGGTCTCCTCATAATCAATTCTCTCTTGTTGTGAATAACCTTGTGCGACTAGTTTGGCTTTATTTCGCACGACTTGTCCAGATTCATTCAACTTAggaaaaatacatagtttacccatcGAACTTACATCGAAAACCATGTTACACATTTTCTTCACGGAAAATCTTTTATACACTCAACCTTTTAAAAATATGTCTAAGACACACCTATTCGGTGTTTGACCATTTTTTTCTCAACAAGTGTAGCCACGCACCATCAATAATTTAACACGTGTTATTgactttttaaataaaaaatatatttgaatttaCAATGATAtccatcttcttcatcttccccaaGCTATACCACCATGGATGCCCCCCTCCCAAGTGAGTACTTCTGCACCAGCATCAACCATGaaacattcttttttttattttcaatttttaaaatattaggaTGACATTGAATTTCTATCATCATTACCAATTAAAGATTTCCCTAAAGTTATTTGTATTATCCTTGACCTAACTGATATTGAGTACCAAACTATTTACACCAACAACAATAAGACCAGAAAAGAATTAATCAAAAATTTCCAACCCATCAATGGCTGAAATGGAAGAAACTCCATGGATGCAGTACCCACAAATTCTCACGACACATACGAAGAGCTccatgaatttttcttttagatttGGCCACCCACCAAGCGCACCTGTGACACAGTCATTCAGCGATTCACTATGTTGAAGGTAGGGGTGTTCAAAGCTTATCCGAAATCGAAAACCGAACAGAACCTAAGCTTAATGGCTTACTGGTAACGACTTAACGGCTTAACGAACGGGGAacagattaatttttttttattaacgacttatcggtttgggggcggattattcaattttcttaacggataatccgttaatccgttaagaatatatatatatatatatatatatatatatatataatgagtcCAGTAATGGAATATAGAATTGATCAAATTTTGTTAAATAGGAGTATAGGAATATATTCAATTTAACTGAAAGTAGAAGTTGAATAAAAAGTTTCTGATTTATTACAAcactaacaaaaataaaagaaattgatTCATTATCTATCACTTCCAGAGCAAAATGACATACATAAATTGGTTATATTTTGTGAACATTAATTAGATGAAACAACAGATCTATCCCCGAGAAATTAATGAGACTAGACCTTAATTAGAAAGTTGGGAAATCTAAAGAAAAAAGGAACACACGTTTCACAAACCTTAATGATTTCAAGAGGAAGTTGTTGTCGAAGAGAAGCGCAAAGAGTAGTCATTTCttgtcattcttttttaaaccaAAGTCATGTCAAGTCTATATTTTTTtgcttattttccttcttctGGTAGTACTGCTGGATTCCTAGAATCATTGATAATTTTgctaggccgataaaccgcccgataactacccgataagagctaaaccgataccaatccgtcTGATACCTTATCGGgcggctagcggattaatacatttaaaagccgataaccgataagccaaaccgttaagagtaaataaccgcccaatccgcccgataagcagtgACAAAAATATTTGGTGGTATGGTGGTAGAAGAAGGTGATGGTGCAATAATTGgaagaagatgaaaaagacttggttgaattttttctaaaaaaaaaaagaaaataattgagaaaaatgaaaaaatgaaaaggcTGGAAAAGTGGCATCAAAATGAGACTTTAGACATAAAACTTTAATTGTTCACTCGCCACTTATGTGTGTATAACATGCGAGTGACACGTAATAAAATTGGTGAGTCTTAAACACACTTTTGAAAGGTTGAGTGTATAAAAGATTTTTCGTGAAGAAAAGGTGTGTAACAGGAATTTCGGTGTAAGTTCGATGGGTAAACTGTGTATTTTGCCTTCAACTTATTTTTGAATACCCATTTTGTTCCAACAATGGATGCATTTGGTGGCTTAGGGATGAGTTCCCATACCTTTTGTTTCTCAAATTGATCAAGTTCTTCCTTCATTGCAGTTATCCAGCTTTTGTCCCCAAGTGCTTCATCCACCTTTTTGGTTCAAACTGGGATGTGAAAGCAATATTCGATGTCTTCTTTAGGGATCTTCTAATTTTCATTCCTTCCTGAGGGTCTCCAATGATATACTTATGTGGATATCCAGGTTCATTTCTCATTCATTTGGGACAACTAATGTTGGCTCTTTTTCAACAAAATTTATTGGATCGATTGTAGTAGACTCCTGATTTTCTTTAAGATTCTTAGTCAGTTGATCTTACTGATCAGTCGTTTCTTCAGGAGCAATTTCAACTGTATTGATAGTTTGGTACTATGGATAATTTCTTCATCTTCAGGAAGTTGATCATTCTTCAATGGATAAAGTACGCTTATGAAAAACTCTATATGCTCTACTAGAGGGAGAGTATCcaagaaaaataccttcatcgcttttgggatcaaacttaccaagATTGTCTTTTTCATTATTGTGTATAAAGCATTTACAACCGAAAGGATGGAAATAACTGATGTTGGATTTTTTTCCTCTCCATAGTTCATATGGGGTATTCTTGAGTATTAGTCGAATTAGGCATCTGTTGATGATGTGACATGTTgtatttacagcttctgcccagaagtgcTATGGAATAGAATTTTCCACAATCATGGTTCTTGCCATATCTTGCAGGGTTCTGTTTTTACGTTCCatcactccattttgttgtggagatCTTGGAGATGAGAAATTGTGAGAGATCCCTTGATCATTGCAAAAGTTCTCAAATGCTatgctttcaaattctcctccatgatcacttcTTATGGAGAAAATGTAGTAACCTTTTTCCCGCCGTACTTTTTtgcaaaagacttcaaagtttCTTAATCCCTTATCCTTGTGACTTAGAAAAACAACCCAGGTGAATCGAGAAAAATCATCTACTATAATGAAAGCATACTTTCTACCACCTAtgctagcagttctagtaggCCCAAAGATCCATATGCAGTAGTTAGGGAGGCTTTGTAGTGGAAACAATATTTTTGACTTTAAAAGAGGACCTGATTTGTTTTCCTAGTTGACATGCATCACAAATTTGATCTTTTaaaaaatctagttttggaagaccaatgacaagattatttttagaattattaTGAATAGTATGCATGTTGGCATGGCCCAGTTTTCTATGCCATACCCAAGGGTCATCAATTATAGAAGCTAGACAGATTTGATTACCAAAACTATCTAAGTTAGTGATAGTATAGACATTTCTGTCCCTATTTCTAGAGAGAACAACTTTACCTGATTCATCTTCAATGAACCAACCATGTTTTTTTAAACGAACCTCGTAGTCATTGTCACATAGTTGACTGGTACTAAGAAGATTGTAACCAAGTTTATCAACCAGATACACTTCGTCTACATCACATGTTGAGCTGAGAGGAACCCTTCCAATACCAATTacattttcttttgatttatcTCCAAATGTAACTGTTCTTCTATCTAGTTTGGTGACCATTTTGAATAATTGTTTCTGACCAATCATATGTCTGGAACATGCACTGTCAAGATACCATTTTTCTTTTCGATTCTTCttgtggtgttcctgcaaaaaagaattacttatttttaggtacccaagcctaATTGGGCCTTGAATGATTAGAAATCTGAGCATTAGCTTGACTAGAAGATTTAGGTCGCCAGACCCATCTGCTGTTGTTCTTGAACCTGCAATGGTTAGAAGTGTGGCCAAGTTTTCCGCAGTAAAAACAAGAAGGATTATTGGGATTTTCAGAGCCTCTTTCTGCTCTGATTCAATTCCTGCATTGGTTAGTATTGTGACCATTTTTGCTACAATAAGTGCATGTAATGGGATTTCTAGTTCTAGCATGAGGAGCAATCTGATTTGATCTAACAGAGCTATGGACGGTAGATTTACGCTATCCATtcagttgaagttgaagttcatTAACTTCATCTTGAAGCATATCACGCTCAATTTCACAAACTTCCAACATCAAAGCccagtctttcttttctcttttaatttttctGAGTTCATTTAGAACTCTCTCAATAT of the Nicotiana tabacum cultivar K326 chromosome 7, ASM71507v2, whole genome shotgun sequence genome contains:
- the LOC107819632 gene encoding uncharacterized protein LOC107819632, encoding MVTILTNAGIESEQKEALKIPIILLVFTAENLATLLTIAGSRTTADGSGDLNLLEHHKKNRKEKWYLDSACSRHMIGQKQLFKMVTKLDRRTVTFGDKSKENVIGIGRVPLSSTCDVDEVYLVDKLGYNLLSTSQLCDNDYEVRLKKHGWFIEDESGKVVLSRNRDRNVYTITNLDSFGNQICLASIIDDPWENKSGPLLKSKILFPLQSLPNYCIWIFGPTRTASIGGRKYAFIIVDDFSRFTWVVFLSHKDKGLRNFEVFCKKVRREKGYYIFSIRSDHGGEFESIAFENFCNDQGISHNFSSPRSPQQNGVMERKNRTLQDMVDEALGDKSWITAMKEELDQFEKQKETSRFVNESSLNHVYKLFKALYGLKQAPRARYERISSFIVQHRFDRGFLKHQGEFKMMGKLTFFLGLQIKKVQEEIFISQTKYPKELIKKFGMSNAKAIGTPMSPSTALDEDKNSKSVDEIMYRGMIASLLYLTTSRPDIMFTVCKCARYPLAPKEYHLTAIKRIIRYLTGIVGYGLWYSGHQGSSSAYFIAMSESSYCPPAIQGSSSGYSGQKT